In one window of Trachemys scripta elegans isolate TJP31775 chromosome 5, CAS_Tse_1.0, whole genome shotgun sequence DNA:
- the STOX2 gene encoding storkhead-box protein 2 isoform X2, with the protein MSPISQSQFIPLGEILCLAISAMNSARKQVTQEALMEHLTTCFPGVPTPSPEILRHTLNMLVRERKIYPTPDGYFIVTPQTYFITPSLIRTNSKWYHLDERIPDRSQCTSPQQGTITPSTSGCVRDRTLPKNHCDSCHCCREDMHSMHASTLQRKSAKDCKDSYCPPSLCQVPPTEKSKSTVNFSYKAETLSKPKDVEKQSKKFGLKLFRLSFKKDKAKQLSNFSAQFPPEEWPLRDEDTPTTIPREVEMEIIRRINPDLTVENVMRHTALMKKLEEEKAQRSKAGSSVHHSGRSKKSRNHRKSHGKSRSHSKTRVSKGDPSDGSHLDIPGEREYEFYDPLTRSPREGCFIIEHKGDNFIMHSNPNVIESHFPMTPEWDVSGELAKRRTEMPFPEPSRGSSHSKVHRSHSHTQDRRSRNERSNKAKERSRSMDNSKGPLGSATLGTPEDVAEGCSPDDQTTSQAYIDDSTLRPSQSLSHQRALISSANYKDVCVPEIVSGNVETPNSCGLLEQIKPTENLPSYSELNSCTTKSAIDDYFQCNTSSETVLTAPSPLGKNKEDHDSVTLTDGIKKLSPSERQSQHIAREPGVHKEESPKGPCSGPVAGQPPEVIANGRLVQHHNTESSSLDKRKEIFSKDTLFKPLHNTLSVNSYHKSSVPLLKPHQKTPSDTLPVRCEKLEQAIVTPVTQVLPASQRQQEPVGNQEATFDYYNVSDDDDSEEGTNKNAEEEKSRDDVGTMQWLLEREKERDLQRKFEKNLTLLTPKETENSSNQRATHSARLDSMDSSSITVDSGFNSPRTRESLASNTSSIVESNRRQNPALSPAHGGAGPMFNFRASADPPTSEAEKLQKPANCLQASVTSV; encoded by the exons GCGTGCCAACTCCCAGTCCTGAAATTCTTCGACATACCTTGAACATGCTTGTACGAGAGAGGAAAATATATCCAACTCCAGATGGCTATTTCATCGTGACCCCACAGACTTATTTTATAACCCCATCCCTCATAAGAACTAACAGTAAATGGTACCATTTGGATGAGAGGATACCTGACAGGTCTCAGTGTACCTCTCCACAACAAGGAACTATAACTCCCTCCACCTCAGGCTGTGTCAGGGACCGAACTTTACCCAAAAACCACTGCGACTCTTGCCATTGTTGCAGAGAAGACATGCACAGCATGCATGCGTCCACCCTACAGAGGAAATCAGCAAAAGACTGTAAAGATTCATATTGCCCTCCTTCTCTGTGTCAGGTACCACCCACTGAAAAAAGTAAAAGTACTGTAAATTTTTCTTATAAAGCAGAGACACTCTCAAAGCCTAAAGATGTAGAAAAGCAGTCTAAAAAATTTGGACTAAAATTGTTTCGGCTAAGCTTTAAAAAGGATAAGGCAAAACAGCTGTCCAATTTCTCTGCCCAGTTTCCTCCTGAGGAATGGCCCTTGAGGGATGAAGACACCCCTACCACTATACCTAGGGAGGTAGAAATGGAGATTATTAGGCGCATTAACCCAGACTTGACTGTGGAAAATGTAATGAGGCATACTGCACTAATGAAgaaacttgaagaagaaaaagctCAAAGAAGCAAAGCTGGATCTTCAGTTCACCATAGTGGGCGAAGTAAAAAGAGTAGGAATCACAGAAAGTCTCATGGAAAATCTCGGTCACACAGCAAGACCCGGGTGTCCAAAGGAGACCCTTCAGATGGTTCCCATTTGGATATACCAGGTGAAAGAGAGTATGAGTTCTATGATCCCCTTACTAGGTCCCCACGGGAAGGCTGTTTCATAATAGAACACAAAGGAGACAATTTTATCATGCACAGCAATCCTAACGTGATTGAGTCTCACTTTCCCATGACACCAGAATGGGATGTATCTGGTGAACTGGCCAAAAGAAGAACTGAGATGCCTTTTCCTGAACCTTCAAGGGGAAGCTCCCACTCCAAGGTCCATCGAAGCCACAGCCATACACAAGATAGAAGGTCAAGGAACGAGAGGTCTAACAAAGCCAAGGAAAGGTCTAGATCAATGGACAACTCTAAAGGACCTCTGGGTTCTGCTACTTTAGGTACACCTGAAGACGTAGCTGAAGGATGTAGCCCAGATGACCAAACAACAAGCCAAGCATATATTGATGACAGTACCTTAAGGCCTTCGCAGTCACTCAGCCATCAAAGGGCTCTGATTTCATCTGCAAATTATAAAGATGTGTGTGTACCCGAAATAGTTAGTGGCAATGTAGAAACCCCCAATTCCTGCGGCTTATTGGAACAAATCAAGCCTACAGAGAATTTACCATCTTATAGTGAGCTCAACTCCTGCACAACAAAATCGGCAATTGATGATTATTTTCAATGCAACACTTCAAGTGAGACTGTACTTACTGCTCCATCACCACTGGGAAAAAACAAAGAGGACCATGACTCAGTGACTTTAACAGATGGAATAAAAAAACTTTCTCCCTCAGAAAGACAGTCCCAACACATAGCCAGAGAACCTGGGGTGCACAAAGAGGAATCCCCTAAAGGGCCATGTAGTGGTCCAGTTGCTGGCCAGCCCCCTGAGGTGATCGCAAATGGGCGACTAGTTCAGCACCATAACACTGAATCAAGCAGCCTggacaaaaggaaagaaatatttaGCAAAGATACACTTTTTAAACCTCTGCACAATACACTCTCTGTGAATAGCTATCACAAGTCCAGTGTGCCCCTACTAAAACCCCATCAAAAGACACCCTCTGACACATTGCCAGTCAGATGTGAGAAACTTGAACAAGCTATAGTAACCCCAGTTACACAAGTTTTACCTGCTTCACAGAGACAGCAAGAGCCGGTTGGGAACCAGGAAGCCACCTTTGATTATTACAATGTTTCTGATGACGATGACTCAGAGGaaggaacaaacaaaaatgctGAGGAAGAAAAAAGCAGGGATGATGTGGGCACTATGCAGTGGCTGCTTGAGCGGGAAAAAGAAAGGGATCTGCAAAGAAAGTTTGAGAAGAATCTCACTCTTCTCACCCCCAAGGAAACTGAAAACAGCAGCAACCAGAGAGCCACCCATTCAGCTCGACTGGACAGCATGGACAGCAGCAGCATTACTGTAGACAGCGGGTTCAATTCGCCACG tACTCGCGAGAGCCTGGCTTCCAACACTTCAAGTATTGTTGAAAGTAACAGACGTCAGAACCCAGCCCTGAGTCCTGCACATGGTGGCGCAGGTCCAATGTTCAACTTTCGAGCAAGTGCAGACCCTCCAACAAGTGAAGCTGAAAAACTGCAGAAACCTGCTAACTGCCTACAAGCTTCTGTTACTAGTGTTTGA